One region of Carya illinoinensis cultivar Pawnee chromosome 8, C.illinoinensisPawnee_v1, whole genome shotgun sequence genomic DNA includes:
- the LOC122318087 gene encoding uncharacterized protein LOC122318087 — MVAPRISLNLLIDNKRKRVLFAETGKDFVDFLLETFTLPIVTITRFLKNEGLQLGSCLQSLYESIENLSDTCILPSHSKDLVLKPKVVMYGGTDSILLPKVESYTLKKKFYKCRNSSCSIRNYRLSSTFGGHCYACKSSSMDDEVRFEELLSGNKSSGNLNLLKEGVTYMVTDDLEMEPISTDNFITLLNEYDITDVGALEKQVVILGKDECVKLLKAALQSKTVLTDVFLSRPTEIEESIETGIGTSEG, encoded by the exons ATGGTAGCCCCCAGGATAAGCCTGAATCTTTTGATAGACAATAAGAGAAAGCGAGTGCTGTTTGCCGAAACAGGTAAGGACTTTGTTGATTTTCTCTTAGAAACTTTCACCCTGCCGATCGTAACTATCACCAGGTTCCTAAAGAACGAAGGCCTGCAGTTAGGCAGCTGCCTGCAAAGCCTGTACGAGAGCATTGAAAACCTGAGCGATACTTGCATTCTGCCAAGCCATAGTAAAGATTTGGTTTTGAAGCCCAAAGTAGTCATGTACGGTGGTACAGACTCCATCCTCTTGCCAAAGGTGGAGTCCTATACGCTCAAGAAGAAATTCTACAAGTGTCGGAACTCAAGTTGCAGCATCCGTAATTATCGCTTGTCTTCTACATTTGGCGGACATTGTTATGCATGCAAGTCGTCATCTATGGATGACGAGGTAAGGTTTGAAGAGCTACTTAGCGGAAACAAGTCGAGTGGTAATTTGAATTTGTTGAAAGAGGGGGTCACATACATGGTGACTGATGATCTGGAGATGGAGCCCATTTCTACCGACAATTTCATAACTCTGCTTAATGAGTATGATATCACGGACGTAGGGGCGCTTGAAAAGCAAGTGGTCATTCTGGGCAAGGACGAG TGTGTGAAGTTGCTTAAGGCTGCACTGCAATCCAAGACTGTTTTGACTGATGTCTTCCTGTCAAGACCAACTGAAATTGAGGAGTCGATCGAAACAGGTATTGGAACTTCTGAGGGTTAA